The genomic segment TATCTGGAACTAAAAACTTCATTATGTCAATACCCATAGGGGGGAAAAAACCATCAGagagaaattcaagaaaaagaaatgattgTCAAGTCTCTGAAACAATCCTAAAGGGGAAAAAATCATCTTGAATTGTGCCTGGAACTCCAGGAATAATTGGAAaagtcatgcatttttaaacaCGTTAATATCAGGTTTATGGGTTGAACTAGGTCTCTAGGGTTATAACAAGGAATGACTTGAACTGGATAAGAAGTATTCTATTTAAATATTACAGGTACAGATAAGAACATTTATGAGTTATCAGTGTTTGAAAAAGGTAAGAAATTGAAAGAAGACTCCTTTTCAAGATTAATCAATCAATTGACTCCAAAATCCTCATGAATAAGAGTCAGCTTCTTCAATGCAGAATGATCAGAGATTACTCAACAGACCTAAAAGCTACGAGGAAAAGACAGCACGTGCTTCATTCAATTCAATCAACTCAGTTATTTTAGACAGCAGAGTACCAGTTATTAATAGCTCTAGCAACATTTTGGGTTCCCAAACAACACGGAGCAACAAGGACAGTAGTTCACGGAATTGAACGAATATGAATGGTTACAAAGTCTGAGTTATAGACAGAGTGGACAACATTGACATGCAGTTGAGACAATGTTAAATAGGTTCCAGAGtaaaatgcaaaacacacaatcaTAGATACTTTAAAAGAGATTATCGAATTGCAGCTGAACTAAAcattttaaccacatttttagATCTAAATGCCACTGTTTTATTAAACAACATAAAACAGGCATAGCGTCTTGGACACCAATAATTGCTATAACCAACAATTATAAGAAACTGCGAATAGGGGCAGTTGGACCAAGTTGCTTGCAAGCCGCTTTCGACCAGCTTGGTCAACAGCTCAACTGGACTTAGAGTTGACCAAGCTTGAGTTGAGCTAGAATGCAGCTTGAGCATCACTTGAGTTGAGCTCATAATTCATGAAAAGTTTTATTCTATCTATTCTTGAGAATTCCATTATTCCATAATAATCGAGCTCAATAGGCTTGAACTCAGGCTCAATAAGCCTTGACTCATTCTGTAGCTTACTCAAGTTGAGGTGGAGTAagttaatttttccttttttaatcaAATCTACCTTGAGTACACGTTCAGGAGctcaactttgaaaattcaacTCGAGCACTCCAATTTTGGTACAGTTGACTCAGCTCGTTAACACCCATATGCAATACTAGCCATGGTTAGACATCAGTGCATTCAGCAACATCAAACATCATATACACAACcacaaatatatatacaaaacGTAACCACATCTTGAATGTACAAGGTAAAAATAGATCAAAATTTCTGATATAGCCTATACATCAAAAAACCCAGTACACAGTTTTTACATGTTCTACTAATTAAAATGGCACATTTATGACATCAGAACAACTAGTTAACACTGGGCCGATGTTGCCTTTGATTTGGATAAAGAAAATAACTTTCCTCTAAGACTTGTTGTACTTCGTAGAGAAACAGCTTTAGGCTTGACAATATGGAATTCAACAGATACATAAAGAACAAATCTCGTAACTGCTTTCAGCATCTTCAAATTTAGAAACTAACaggaaaaattaaacaaaaacaagaaaaaatatagaaattgGAAAAGATACAACAGGAGAAGAAACATCAAGCCAGAGCATCACTCCAGCTTCTTGGCTTCCCCATTTCattgaaaagacaaaaagacaaaagaaaactTGAGCTAGTACTTACAAACTAGTAATTATCCAAGTTCAAGCAACTAACTCCATACTTAACCAAAGTACATCAAAATCATAACTTTTCAGAAACCCTTTATAGAATTTAGCAATTCCAAGATAAAAGAACTTGACAAAAAGCAGATGAAGATCTACCTTCTTGCTTTTCAAGTAGGAAAAATTGTCTTATCAGCTTAAAACTGAAGTCTTTTGATCATCTAAGTAAACTTAGCACAAAACCCTGCAAGatttcaaccaaacatacacaaGTTTAGCACTCTGTAAAGACAACAATCTTTTTGCTGTTGATGGAACAATAAAAATTCAATCTTTCCGTCTTATTGACAAATAAATGCAATGTCGGGCTCCAGTGAGAGCAGTAAAGAACAACAGCATCAAAGGATATCTACTAGTAGCATATTACCTTATTTCTTGTTTCCTCTTCTGCTTGGACGAAAAATCAAGAGCAAAGTCAAGAGAAAGCAGAGAGTTGAAATTGAAGGAAGAGGGGATTTTCAGACGAGGGAAAGAAAAGAGGTTTTTGTTTCGAGATAAGAAAGCAGGCGCTTATTTATGTCTTTGCAGTTTCCACAGTTTCTCACATTTATGGTCGGTGGAATTACTATTTTAGTCTTCAAAGTTTTGGACTATTTCAATCTAGTATTTATTTTTGGCTTTTTGGTGAAATGAGTACTTTAAAAGTAAAGATGTTGAGAAATAAGGAAAGGAGAATGATAAATAAGTGAATAATCAAACCACGTAATCTGAAATTTTATTTAAccaaaaaagtaagaaaagatCTAGCACCCTTCGAAAATTAAAATGACgtagaattttattttttttaaccttaataaaatttataaaatctttattaaggttaaaagaaataaaattctATGTCACTCATAACCAAATAATGTACATGTCAAACATTAAAATGTATAGGGAAAAAGCATCCCATAGAACAAAACTTACCAAAAAGCTAAACACATTTCATTGGAAAAAGATTAATTGTGAATACTTTGATTTATTACTATAAACCGATGCATTTACGTTATTATAATCTAAAGAATATTTTGCATTGTCATCTGTATTAATTTTTCTGAAGAGACTATAGAGATTCCAGAATTACATCATGTACAAATGCTTGAATTATGGATCTTTTCGCTAATATACTtgtattaaaaaatattttaaataataaggTCAATTATTGATATCTAAtcttttttaattgaaattCTATACAATCTGCATTATTTGTAGCTATAATTTGCTATACTATATTTTTTATTGTGATTAGAGAACTATTAGTGTATGCTTCAAAGTGTGGTCTTTATTGACACGAGAAACATCGATTGCTCAATAATGGTTATTATATACCTTTTCcttttataaaaattaaaaaataaacaaagtgtTCTGGTATCCAATGATGGTTTGATTGTATTCAACAAAGCTAGGAGGCAAGAACCGCGCGCTGCGTGGTAGGAATAAAAGTGTGAATGCCCAGCTCAGTATGATGAGCTTGAATGCTGCATGAACAGACTGAACATATAGTGTAAGAAAGGCGATATAAATAGGAAAATAAGGAAAACGGAGTTAACAGTAAAGCTGTAAAACAACGGTTCAAAGCTGATTAAGGCATACAAGGTTTTTTTAGAAACGTTGAAGGACATCTGAGAAATAACAggttgaagatgatgatgatggaaAAACAGGATTTGGATTGTGGAATGAAGAGAAGAACTTCGCCATCTCGAAGTTCATGGTCTGCAAAGAACGTGCTCCAATTTTGATCAAATGTTGCCGCGGTTATTCCAAGACTATATGTTCAGTGTCCACTAGCGATATTGGTAGTTGGAGTTTTGGCTTCATGTAATCCCGGGGTTATATATTGTGGAAGGGTCTGTTAATAACCAAGTATAAGATATGACTaacagggaaaaaaaatccaaaaaaaaagaaagttgtaTGCTCACCAACGTGTATCTATGGCATCTAGTATAAAATTGGTAGAAAGTAGTAAATGCCGCCAGATTATGGCCGAAGAATGGATGTATGGATGATGTAATACGGTTCGAGTTTTCGACAACCGCAGAATCTACATGAAAATCAATTGCCTTTAACGAACATGAATGCTATAAAGCAAAATAAGGAGAAAGACTGCAGAAGAGAATAATTTCCTGGTTGGTTTTTTTGATaatttggcaccattggcaaaGGCAGTGTCCATGGCATCAATGTGAGGATTTGTGTTGTGCCAAAAGCCAGCGCATCGCAAGCTAAATTCCCTCTACATTGCAGGAAAAGCAAGTCATATTTGTGAATCAGGTTATCTGTGCTATAGGATTCCCAGCCTTGTTCAAAGCACCCATCATTGATTGTTACATGCCAAACAGCGATTCCATGGAATAACTTCATAATTTGGCCGTTTTTGAAGCAAGCTGATTTGAAAATAGAACCGGGAATTTTCTgtgggggggaggggggagaaGAAAATGTAGATGTTAGGGAAAGGGTACAAGCTATagcattttttttccctattcTTTTTTACAAGATAATATACGAAACTTGTTTCTGCAGATTCGAACACATCATAATGTAACACCACGGATTTCCTTTTGGAACTTTGTTCATCAAAGGCGCATGGCAatctaaaaaaatataaagagcAGAAGAACTATAATTTATCATCACAAGCAACGAATCGCATGTATGCCATAAGAAAGCAAGGAACGCACGGTTTGGTGCAAAAGCTTCAGAACAAATATCAATGATATTTTGCAACCACTATTCAACTGAGGCAAGAGAGTACAGCGAGGGTTCACCCATGTATTTTAAAACCATTGGATAGGCTTTAAAGAAACTCCTCTTGGGAGAATAGAATGCTTTTCCTTGATATGATTGGATAACAGTTGCGGCGTGAACTTGACAGCCACCGAAGGTGCAAAGGTAGTGTCGAATTTTGTCTCTGAGATATACTGCTTTCCACTTTTTGAAAGGGTTTTTGGGTTTGGCCATTGGCATGACGGAATGGAAAGAGCAATATGCATAAAAGAGTCAAGAGCAAGGAGGAAATTTGGTATGTGAAAGATTACATGGAATGTGGTCTATCAAAAGATAAAAGCAGGATTAGGCACTTTATAGACGTTCATGATCAGCAGGGTGGAAAAGGTGCAGGATTATAATCAATGAAGCTGGTAGAAAAAGGGCAATTCTATTGGCTAGCAAACGTTAGGTGTGCATTGCTTTAAAGAGGCTTTATTGCTGGGAGCAGCTGCAGGAACATTATATCTCTGGACGCAAGTATATGAAATTCAATGCAATTGATTCTCAGAAAGCTGTGCCTTTAGCTCAGCGATCAAATAAGGAAAAATAAGCATAATAACATATGGTAGATAGATAAGCTGGAAATAGGCCATACATAAAGCGGCTTAAATGTCTTCAATACGCTCCTAGTGACAGACCATCGACAACAGAGCCAAGTAAACTAAGTTTACACAGTAGACAATACAATGACAAAAGACCATTGGACAAAAGTAGGAAATGTAATGACAAAAGACCTTCTTATAAGGACTAATAGATCAAGCATTACTTGTTTTTGTGCTACCTGTGAAATCACAGGATTATGATAAAGTATCTAATAAAAGTGTATGCCTAGATAGGCATACACAGCAGCAAGAGTAACGACAAAAGACCTTCTGATGAGGACAAGCAGATCAAGCATTCCTTGGCTTTTTGCTGCTCGCAATATCACAAGATTCTGATATAGTGCCTTCGGCTTCCTCGCTGAGCTCCATTCTTTTTGCAAGGCAAACGCGTGTCTTTGAGAAACCACACGGCTTATCTATACAGGAAGCAAACTTATCTTTAAAGAATACCCAACAAAGATGGAAAATAGGGATTACTGGAAGGGATAGGAGACACCTGAAACGTTAACTGCAAAAGATTGACTTTCAGCTTCAGAAACATTTTGCTTCCTATCAAAGCAGAGCTAGTTCTTGGAAAAAAAGCATGGTTTTTCTATGCAATAAACCAATCAAAGAGTTATCATAAAAAGAATCGTGCATGAGTATTTAAATAAGTATACGGCTAAGTATTTAGCAACAATCTGGAGTATCAGCTACAGAAAGCTGACTGGCCACCTGAGAACTACTCAGGGGTTGTTCCTCAAGAAGTTCATAGTCTTTGTTGTCCTCAAAGTAATAAACAATCGTATAGCGCTGATAAGTCCCATCATCTTTGGTGTTTCTAGGCTTAACTTGAGCAATGAATGTCTTCGACTTCAATGTGTCATGGGTTAGTTCGAGTGGGAATTCTTCGTTCTAAGAATCAATTAAACAAAATGGCTATGTAAGAAGCAGCAACAAAGGGTTTCATAATATGGACGTTCTGGTTTACATAGTAGAGCATCAGTTTATGCAGTGAAATATAAACCTGTTATAAAAATCCATTGCCGCAACTGCAGAAATTCCAAGTAATTGTTCAGCTAATTCACCAAATACAGAGGCTGTCATAACGCCGGTATCATCAATGAGATCAACATCAAAGCGACACCTAGTTCGAAGGATAAACaccatgaaaaaaaaataggaaatgCTTCCACAGTAAAGATTCATGTTCAATAAACAGGAATATATAGCTTACCTTAGGGTCGCAGTCTGCCTTTCATTACAGTGATTGCAGGTAAAAGTGTGCCCATAATTGGCCGATGTCTGACGATGACACTTAACACAAGACATATACCAATATTTGTGGAATATGTTTTGGAAACAGAAACGAGCTTTCACCCACGAGAGCTGTAAACATCCAAATAAAAACTATAATGAACGgcaaattttctggtttctaaAAGCTTTGCAAATAATTTAATATAAGGACCTTCTGATTTGCTAGAACAGCCTGTATCGTACAAAACTTGTGTTTTGACTGATGAAACATACTCGGACTATGCATGTTATACGTTGGACTATGCATGTTATACGTTTTTTCCTGAACCAGCGTAGCAAACTGGCTCTCATTCCTCATTGCCCTTCGATAGAAGATAAAAGCAAGTACACAATTAGCAGATACAATATACGATTTGATAAGTCTGGAATAGCCAGAAAGTGAAGAGAAATATTTCAGACTAACCAATTTTTCAACTGGCTTGCATCTCCAACAGGTGGATCAATGAGAAGCACCGAATCGTTTCTAGTGGAGAGTGCAATTCCTGCAAGAGAGAGGAATGCAAGGTACTATAAGATCAGAAAAGACAATGAAATATGCTAGCACATATACAAATTGACAAGCAAGCGAAGTAGCAATACCATTATAAGAGACAACTTTGAGCCTGCGGCAAATAAGAACTGGCCTCTTTTTTAACAGTTGCATAAGAATCTTGCCTCTAGACTCAACAAACTTGTTCCAGAGAGACAGAACAACTGGCTGCATTCTACTTTTCAGATTACATGTTCAGTTTTCTAATAAATCACAACACATCAGACTGTATTCTTAAGCGTCAATGGCAACAGCAGAAACCTTCACACCTTATCCACCACAAAAcgaaagaaacaaataaaaaacacacagaagcaaagcaagaaacaaGCAGAAGAAGAGTACAGGTAAGTAAACAATGCGTACGTGCGAATCAGCAAAGACAAAGCGGCGATAAACTCTTGACGCACGGTCTGCATGGGTAGTTTTAGGGGGAGATGCCTCTATGACCTAGATCACAGAAGTCCACTGGGGTAGGGAACTATGGATCTCGGACACATGTAAAGGCTCCATGGTCAGCTAAAAAGGCAAAAATGGAAATCAGTTTTAGAACCGAGGGAGAATCCAATGCTAAAAAACGTGCTAAAGACAGGTCCTAGGTTTTGCTAACAGGATCAAAAGCAAAGGGAACTGCTATGGAACAAACAAAAGAGAAGCAACGCAAAAAAATGCATTCAACACATATTATATAGAgaagacaagaaaaaaaaaattatgaatgaGTCAACACTACTCTAAAGCAGATCCCTAACCGTAACGTCTGGAACAAAGCACAACAGAGTTCATTTTGTTGACGAACAGACGAGAATAGTTTTTAGAGAACGCAAGACCAAAATTTATCACATGACAAAACATACAACTATGCATGGTAGACATTTTTCGTGTTTCTGAGTGAGACACCACAGGGGCCTTCATGAACACAGGCCAATATCAAACCCATGTAAACGAGAATAGTTTTTAGAGAACCCACAAGACAAATACTTATCACATGACAAAACGTATAACTACGCATGGTCGACATTTTTCGTGTTTCTGAGTGAGCCACCATAGGGGCCTTCAGGAACACAGGCCAATATCAAACCCATGTAGACCAAACAGTGGAACCACCAAACCAAACACAGTGCAAGTAGAAGGGAAGAAAATCCAAACACACAGCTCAACAAGAGCAAGAGAGTACCTCTGCCGAGAGCAGAATAGAAGATATTCGAGAAGGGaaacaaagaacaaaaaatattacagagAAAACTCACAACGAAGACCGCACCTTAGGGGTGTGCATCGAATttgaattcggtaattcggaagtttgaattcggaatttttcgaaattttggtATAGGAATTACCGAccaatttcgatttcgaattcaccagttccgatttcgatttcgattccgaattcaattcggaattCGGTAAATTCCAAATTCACCGAATTTGggaacttttttccttttttttcttttttgttagatgtattgttatataatataaattttatattacatatattataaaaaatattattatatataaatatattattaaaatattattatatacataaatatatattaatatacatattataaaacgaaattgaaataaaaaatattattatatataaataaataaatattaatatatgtattataaaatgaaattgaaattggaaatttcgatttcgatttcgatttccgatttcaaaaactccattaccgaattcgaaccaAATTCGCATAATTCGAAATCGGAAATTCCGATTTCAGTGCCGAATTCCGAATTACCGATTTCGAAAATTCCCGGTCggtaaatcgaaatttttcaattttgcacACCCCTGCCGCACCTCACcggaaaggaagaagaagaaaacgtACAACGGAGGAGGATGAGGAGGAGAAGCGAACGGATGGCAGCTGATCTAGACTACTGCAACCCAAAGAACGCGAGAGACAGAGGTTCGATGACCTTTGCGCAGTTcaaaaagggaaacaaagaacAAAGAACAAAAATATCAACTTCAGGCTATAACTCACAGAGAAATCTCACAGTGAATTCTGCACCTAACCGGAAagtaagaagaagaaaacttaCAATGGAGGAGGAGAAAGAGAACCAAACGGTTGGACCACTGCAACCCAGAGAACGCGAGAGACTGAGGATCGATGCTCCTTGCGTGGTAAGAAGAGAACCTCTTGTAGCAGGGCTCAGAACAGCCGGATAAGAAACAGAGCAATATTGTCCaaaagaaggagagagagagaaggtaGTGGAAAGAAGGGGCATGGGATACCGCCAGATAGAGAAACAAGTCTATCAATGCGGCAGACAACGCAGCAGGAGGCACATAGGCTATTGCCAGAAGAGAAGACTATAACAGAGCGGAACCCGTCGCGCCATGCGCGAACAACATAATGCTGCCAACCCACATGCGCGGCACCTGAGAGAACGACGAAACTTTTGGCCGAATGATATTGGCACGTTATCTACTTATGTTGAAAAAGAAGATTAATTATAAGTAGTTTGATTTTTCTTATAGTGGTCATTTTTATAAGTCTCCCATGTCCTTCCCACCTTCTACTATCTAAACACTAAATCTGACGGCAGGAAAGATTCTAAGAGTCTTTCCCTGACCACTGAACCAATTTAAATGGTTGTAAgcattttgatttattattatatactgatgtatttatattattataaTCTCTTTGTTACTATACATCGATGCATTTACATTATTATAATCTAAAGAATATTTTGTATTGTAATATGTGCTATTTTTTTTAAGAGACTATAGTGATTCTAAAATTATATCATGTACATGTGCTTAAATTACTGATCTTTTCAATGATATACTtgtattataataataatttaaattataaaGTCAGCTATTGATATCTAATCTTTTTTGCTTGAAATTCTATACAATATGCTTTATTTGTAACTTTAATCTTCTATACTATATTTGTTTATGTGATTAGAGAATTGTTCGCATATACTTCATAATTAGATCCTTATGGATACAAGAAACATCAAGGGCTCAATGATGGGTTTTACAAGCCCTTttactttataaaaattttaaaaaatattaatgaACTCATTAAGTATTTCACTTGTTAGTTTTGTGCCAAAAAAAAGGCAAGaagctttttttattttccattaAATGAATGCATAGGCATCAACTAATAATTCACCAAATTTGAGATTTTCTTTTCATATATAAGGAAGGTAATTTGATTGCCATAAATATGCATTAATGACCAAAAATACATTAAATATGCAATGAATACAAATAAATCTGAAAATCACTAGATACAACAAATctatgaaaaaataataaaaatagaccTATAAAGTTTCACAAAAAATCTTTCCACATGAGATGAATCAATACAGGCCAAATATGTGCATGTTTTCACTTGCTAAATCTAATGTGAAACTGCTCCAAATCCAAAGTGAAAGCTTAGATATAATAGAATAGGTTTCAAAACTTcaagataaaagaaaagaaatccaaGAAATCTCAGATCtaacaagaaaaataacaaaaaaaaaaccaacacaaggcaccaatttggcaaatttaaTTATCATGTATTGTAAAAACCATGAGTAATGCGCCAAGTGTATCTACtaatacaaataaaaaaaaattaagcaatttttttgaattaaaaatTCTAAGAAAAGTAAGAATAGctctttgttaatttttgcagaAGTTCTATGTGATATCAAAAAGTATCTTTTAGAATTTGATGCATCTTTTATAATTGTGAAAGTATGTGAGTTAATTGTCATTAATTTAAAGCTTTGAATTGACTTATATTTAGCTTATCCAGTTGAGCTAAAACCAAAATGagtaaaataagcaaaaatagTTCTCAATTATCTCGTGTAAAACCTTTTTATACATTGTATGCCAGAAGTAAAAATCTGGTCTCAATACCTCAAAACTAACAAAACTCGTTCCACTTCTTCTTTCCACATCTTAAGTCCCTTTTTCCATCTGTTGAGAATTTTTACTGCCATTTCTTCCTTTGGGGTGGGAGTGGATTGGAGGGGGTTAGGCTAGTGTATCCATGTGAATGGGACTTCAACAAGGTTGAGCTCAAAAAAACTTGCTGAATCTAA from the Coffea arabica cultivar ET-39 chromosome 11e, Coffea Arabica ET-39 HiFi, whole genome shotgun sequence genome contains:
- the LOC113717621 gene encoding replication protein A 70 kDa DNA-binding subunit B; protein product: MQTVRQEFIAALSLLIRTMQPVVLSLWNKFVESRGKILMQLLKKRPVLICRRLKVVSYNGIALSTRNDSVLLIDPPVGDASQLKNWAMRNESQFATLVQEKTYNMHSPTYNMHSPSMFHQSKHKFCTIQAVLANQKLSWVKARFCFQNIFHKYWYMSCVKCHRQTSANYGHTFTCNHCNERQTATLRCRFDVDLIDDTGVMTASVFGELAEQLLGISAVAAMDFYNRTKNSHSN